One part of the Bacteroidota bacterium genome encodes these proteins:
- a CDS encoding archaeosortase/exosortase family protein, with protein MKTFFREPIVKFLALGLILYLGWLALYEWWIHPLGWVDTAVIDNTLFISQKVLGWMGYATEMRGDRVMRIAGTPGLFIGDSCNGISLFALYSIFIIAFPGKIISKIIFIPAGILIIHLLNVLRVILLAIIETYSYEWTEFNHSYTFTIIIYACIFGMWLFWINKFSGMKKNK; from the coding sequence ATGAAAACTTTTTTCCGCGAACCAATTGTAAAATTTCTTGCGCTCGGATTAATTCTTTATCTCGGCTGGCTTGCGCTTTACGAATGGTGGATTCATCCTTTAGGATGGGTTGATACAGCAGTGATTGATAATACGCTTTTCATCAGCCAGAAGGTTTTAGGATGGATGGGCTACGCAACAGAAATGAGAGGCGACCGGGTAATGCGTATTGCCGGAACACCGGGTTTGTTTATTGGTGATAGCTGTAATGGGATTTCTCTTTTTGCTTTATACAGTATTTTTATCATTGCCTTTCCCGGAAAAATCATTTCGAAAATTATTTTTATTCCTGCCGGAATACTGATTATTCATCTTCTCAATGTTCTTCGCGTCATCCTGCTTGCCATCATAGAAACATATTCATACGAGTGGACAGAATTTAATCATTCCTATACGTTCACCATTATTATTTACGCCTGCATTTTTGGCATGTGGCTTTTCTGGATAAACAAATTTTCTGGCATGAAGAAAAACAAATAA